Genomic DNA from Manis pentadactyla isolate mManPen7 chromosome 14, mManPen7.hap1, whole genome shotgun sequence:
CAGATCGGTTAGGGCAGGTCCCACGGAGAGGAGGCTCGGCCAACAGGAGTTTTCGTTTGTAACCACCTGTTTATCTGGGCTAAAGGCTGGAGTCTTGAAGCCCCcgtcttcctccccacccccattcctgGGTCGCGCTGAGCCGTGGAGGGACCTCTAGGGCAGGGATCAGGGGTCAGTTCTAGGGAACACGACTTCCTCTCCCGCTCGGCTCCTTAATCCTCCCGTCAGCAATGGGGTCTCCATCTAAGTTTCTTCCCGGGGCTTTGCCGACCTGGGCCTGGGGGTGCATGGCGGACACGATGGCATACCAGTGGCAGGATATGTGTACTATGACGGGTCTCCCCGAGATTGGGGCGCACGACCTGTTAAGACGGAAACGTACTCATCACACGCTGTGGTTGGGCAAAAACTGAACCTGCTTGTGCGGGTATGGCCGCTGACAGACCACGCCCCGTTCCCCGCCCACATCTGAATCCGCCGAGCGCGCCAACGGAAGTCACACCGGGCCTGATGGAGCGGTTTTGTGGGGACACACGCTAAACCGAAGCTCAGGCACACAGAATTGGGTGCTTTATAGTAGATGGAGGGAACGAAATCGTACCCCAGGGCTCCTCCGTCCTCGTGGAGTTAGCTGGTTCTTCAAAAGCCCCAGGCAGAAAAGGGAGGCGTTGTGTAAGCGAAAGGTCTTGGGGTTCCGGGTCCCTACTTCTACACCTCCTGTCAAAGTATGACTCAGTTCACCTATCTGTAAAAGTGGACGATTAACCCCGCCTCGTGGATGGGGAAACCGTTACGCGGCATGCCGCGTGCTTCTGGCCGAAACCGCCGACCCCACCTCGACCTGGGAGCGTCTTTCTCCACTGCCGACCGTTTTCTGGAGCGTAGTCTTCGTTCCTTTCTCAATTTGGGAATTTACAACGGACCCTGGGCCACTAGTCCCACACCCGCCCACCTCAGCTGGGGGCGTGCCCGGAAGTGCTCCTACGGGAACCGGTGGGGCCCAGCGCGGCCGCACATGATGGCAACTAGGGCTCCGCGGCGCTTCTGCCGCTGCTCCTGCTTTTGCTCCGAGAACTTGTACGTGGCGCGCTACCGGTTGCATGTGCGCTTCCGGGACGAGAAGCAGCTGCGCCGGGACTATGGCCCGGTGAGTGGCCTCTACTGGCTCAGCGGATAAATAGGCGGAGACACTTGTTCCCGAGGTCGTTTGCTTTGCCCGAGGAGCGGACCGCAGGCTCAGATCTAACCACAAGAATGACTTAACTGTTAGGCGCTTCAGTTTTTTCAGCTTAAATGGGGATCTCTTCAGTGAGGCTGTTGTGACGAAtgagtgaacacacacacatgtagagTGCATAGGGCAGGGCTGGCTCAGAGTGCTCGCTCTGTCGGTGTGTTACTAAGAGCGTCTGAACTCCACTCAGTGCTTAACGTGCTGGTCGCATTTCCTCGTCGCAATGGTTCTGTGAGATGGGGCCTCTCATCTCGATTTTGAGGAGGGGAAACTCGGGCTCAGAGACGttctgtgacttgcccaaggtcacagtcaTGCTCACTAGTCTTTCTGCTCTCAGATCCTGCGCAGCCGAGGCTGTGTCAGCCCCAACGACTTCCAGCAGCTGTTAGAGGAGGTAACACTCTCCACCCTCCACTACCCCCTCCACAACCAGCCTAGTCCTTACTCTTTAGATTTGTGTCAGCAATGAGGGGTTTCCAGACTCAGGTCTGCCAGTCCCAGATCCCTGAAGGGCTCCATAGACTTCCCCTTTCCCCTTCCTGTCCCCACTCACCACAGCACCTGGGTCCCACcacaccagaaaaagagaaagcaggCAGCGCCAAGCTCTCTACCTTATGACCTTTTGGGATGAGAAACGCGGGCTCAAAGAGGGGAGTCACCCCAAGGTCTCCTGGCAGATGGAGTTGAGATGCCACCCAGGGCTCAGGGCTGCTACTGCTTGTTTCCCACATCCTCCCTCACCTGGGGGTCCCAGGAAAGCCCTCTGCAGCCTCTGGCAGGGTTCAGGTTGATGCAGCTGAGAGTGGGAAGGGCCCCCTTCTAGTAGTCCCCTTCAGGTAATAGTACCTGCAACTGACCCTCGTAGAGTCAGGAGCTTAGGGAGACTTGGTTCCCAGCCTGGGCCCTGTGCTGGCCTTCCTGAACTTCCATCACCATCTGTACAATGGCCCCAGGGGGGATAGAAGGCACCATACTGGTAACCAGGCCCTGTGCTACCCCAGCTTGAGCAGGAGGTGGAGCGGCGGCAGCGGATGGGACAGGAGTCAGCAGCCAGGAAAGCCCTCATTGCGAGGTCCTACCACCCAGCAAGGCCGGACATCTACAACTCACTGCAGGTACCTGGTAGGTTACTGGAAGGAGGTGGAGGCATCCAGGCTGGGGGCTCTCTGCCCCATAGCTGTTTTCTCTCCCCAGAATGTGGCTCTGACCCCTGAATTTCTGGCTGCAGTTGAGTACAGCACATCACCAGGTGCAGATCTCGAGGGGCTTCTCCAGCAGCTGGAGACAGTG
This window encodes:
- the OGFOD2 gene encoding 2-oxoglutarate and iron-dependent oxygenase domain-containing protein 2 isoform X5, whose translation is MGKPLRGMPRASGRNRRPHLDLGASFSTADRFLERSLRSFLNLGIYNGPWATSPTPAHLSWGRARKCSYGNRWGPARPHMMATRAPRRFCRCSCFCSENLYVARYRLHVRFRDEKQLRRDYGPILRSRGCVSPNDFQQLLEELEQEVERRQRMGQESAARKALIARSYHPARPDIYNSLQNVALTPEFLAAVEYSTSPGADLEGLLQQLETVSEEKRIYRLPVFTMPFCQALLEELEHFEQSDMPKGRPNTMNNYGVLLHEVGLDEPLVTPLRERFLQPLMALLYPDCGGGWLDSHRAFVVKYAPGQDRELGCHYDNAELTLNVALGKAFTGGALYFGGLFQPWRSPWRWSTWWARVSCTGVASCMGPGPWALVSAGTLSSGSGPLLCAIVSALCAAASPTW